In Arthrobacter sp. B3I4, the following proteins share a genomic window:
- a CDS encoding SDR family NAD(P)-dependent oxidoreductase: MSLAGKVAIVTGSGRGLGLAYARELARQGAAVVVNDVDASVADEAVRTIKSDGGRAAAVVAPVGSSDVAKQLVEAAVSEFGRLDILVTNAGILRDKSLLKMTDDDFDAVINVHLRGTFTCAREAFGYFKENGIAGRIITIGSPTGQRGNFGQTNYAAAKAGIVGMVRTWAMEMKKAGVTVNAVIPVAATAMTKTVPYFQKAVEADERGEAMPAFFRHELGFGTADDVAGLVAFLASDAAAEVTGQAIGAGGDRLQLWTHPEAAATEYREGGWGYQDLVENFGTLFGDKLQSVGEEFLPLPEELKPEPSGTAAKAG, translated from the coding sequence ATGAGCCTCGCAGGAAAAGTAGCAATCGTCACGGGAAGCGGCCGCGGGCTGGGCCTGGCCTACGCCCGGGAGCTGGCCAGGCAGGGCGCCGCCGTCGTGGTCAACGATGTGGATGCGTCCGTCGCCGACGAAGCCGTCCGGACCATAAAGTCCGACGGCGGCCGGGCAGCAGCCGTCGTCGCCCCGGTGGGCAGCTCCGACGTCGCCAAGCAGCTGGTCGAAGCGGCAGTCTCCGAGTTTGGCCGGCTCGACATCCTGGTCACGAACGCCGGGATCCTCCGGGACAAGAGCCTGTTGAAGATGACAGATGACGATTTTGACGCCGTCATCAACGTCCACCTGCGCGGCACCTTCACCTGTGCGCGGGAAGCGTTCGGTTATTTCAAGGAGAACGGTATTGCCGGCCGCATAATCACCATCGGCTCTCCCACCGGCCAGCGCGGCAATTTCGGCCAGACCAACTACGCCGCCGCCAAGGCAGGAATCGTGGGCATGGTCCGGACGTGGGCGATGGAGATGAAGAAGGCCGGCGTGACCGTCAACGCCGTTATCCCCGTTGCGGCGACCGCCATGACCAAAACCGTCCCGTACTTCCAGAAAGCGGTCGAGGCGGACGAACGCGGCGAGGCCATGCCGGCCTTCTTCCGCCACGAACTGGGCTTCGGCACCGCCGACGACGTTGCCGGCCTGGTCGCATTCCTCGCCTCCGACGCCGCCGCGGAAGTGACCGGGCAGGCGATCGGCGCCGGCGGCGACCGGCTCCAGCTCTGGACCCACCCGGAGGCGGCCGCCACCGAGTACCGCGAGGGCGGCTGGGGCTATCAGGATCTGGTGGAGAACTTCGGCACACTCTTCGGCGACAAGCTGCAAAGCGTCGGGGAGGAGTTCCTGCCGCTGCCGGAGGAGCTGAAGCCCGAACCTTCAGGTACCGCTGCGAAGGCCGGCTAA
- a CDS encoding amidohydrolase family protein → MHVHLEIDGHGHGSLPAELTEASAKYFKAEERTPSLDRIADIYRELNMAAVVFTVDARTQLKHEPNSIPELIAGAARNNDVLIPFGSVDPRTGTEAIQGAKHQAVDLGARGFKFHPSLQGFDPSNEQFYPLWEALQELGLPAIFHTGQNGMGAGLPGGYGIKLAYSNPLLLDAVAADFPDLQIIMAHPSVPWQDEANSIATHKSNVFIDLSGWSPKYFPESLVRMANSVLQDKVLFGTDFPLITPQKWLGAFADLPLKDEVRPKILKANAVRLLRLEG, encoded by the coding sequence ATGCACGTCCACCTTGAGATCGACGGCCACGGGCACGGTTCCCTGCCGGCTGAACTCACCGAGGCCTCCGCGAAGTACTTCAAAGCGGAGGAACGGACGCCGTCGCTGGACCGGATTGCGGACATTTACCGCGAACTGAACATGGCTGCCGTCGTCTTCACCGTGGATGCCCGCACGCAGCTCAAGCACGAGCCCAACAGCATTCCCGAGCTCATCGCCGGGGCAGCACGGAACAACGACGTGCTGATTCCATTCGGCAGCGTGGACCCGCGCACCGGCACCGAGGCCATCCAGGGCGCCAAACACCAGGCCGTGGACCTCGGCGCCCGCGGCTTCAAGTTCCACCCCAGCCTGCAGGGCTTCGATCCCTCGAACGAGCAGTTCTACCCCCTGTGGGAAGCGCTCCAGGAACTGGGCCTGCCGGCGATCTTCCACACCGGGCAAAACGGTATGGGAGCCGGCCTGCCCGGCGGCTACGGCATCAAACTCGCCTACTCCAACCCGCTCCTGCTGGACGCGGTGGCCGCGGACTTCCCGGACCTGCAGATCATCATGGCGCACCCCTCGGTGCCATGGCAGGACGAGGCGAATTCGATCGCCACGCACAAGTCCAACGTCTTCATCGACCTGTCCGGCTGGTCGCCCAAGTACTTCCCGGAGTCCCTGGTCCGGATGGCCAACTCGGTGCTGCAGGACAAGGTGCTGTTCGGCACGGACTTCCCGCTGATCACCCCGCAGAAGTGGCTAGGCGCCTTCGCTGACCTGCCGCTCAAGGACGAGGTCCGGCCCAAGATCCTCAAGGCCAACGCCGTCCGGCTGCTCAGGCTGGAGGGCTGA
- a CDS encoding acyl-CoA dehydrogenase family protein encodes MGADTATAAAGRTNGQEERLYAGCDFYDAESLLTAPERRVLGRLRAFLDEQARPLLADYWERGEFPDQLAQPLIDLDLMEPADLAGPPGEERTPARGIYHGFRIFELARTDGSLATYYTAQAGLFRTAIRVGASPEQQAEWMPKVLDFSLKGVFSLTEPGSGSDIAGGLSTSARRDGDEWVLNGAKRWIGGAAGADVLAVFARDEADGQVKGFLVDRGSAGVALQKIHGKTALRMMQNAHITLEDVRVPEAMRLQNVNSFRDVAAMLRAMRSDVAWIATGLAAGAFEAACRYVTQREQFGRPVGSFQLVQEKLARMLGNVTSALSLVVRLTEQQAKGIYRDQDSALAKMQTALLMRETVALAREVVGGNGITLESDVARFHADAEAVYSYEGTHEINALIVGRALTGHSAFTR; translated from the coding sequence ATGGGCGCGGACACCGCCACTGCCGCCGCCGGCCGGACAAACGGCCAGGAGGAACGACTCTATGCCGGCTGCGACTTCTACGACGCCGAATCACTGCTCACGGCCCCCGAACGCCGGGTGCTGGGCCGGCTGCGGGCATTCCTGGACGAACAGGCCCGGCCTTTGCTGGCCGATTACTGGGAGCGGGGGGAATTCCCGGACCAGCTTGCCCAGCCGCTGATTGACCTGGACCTGATGGAACCGGCGGACCTGGCCGGGCCCCCGGGCGAGGAACGGACCCCGGCCCGGGGGATCTACCACGGCTTCCGGATCTTCGAACTGGCCCGCACCGACGGATCCCTAGCCACCTACTACACCGCCCAGGCGGGGTTGTTCCGGACCGCCATCCGGGTCGGCGCCTCGCCGGAACAGCAGGCGGAGTGGATGCCGAAAGTCCTGGATTTTTCGTTGAAGGGGGTCTTCTCGCTGACGGAGCCCGGATCCGGTTCCGACATCGCCGGTGGCCTTTCCACCAGCGCCCGAAGGGACGGCGACGAATGGGTCCTCAACGGAGCCAAGCGCTGGATCGGAGGAGCGGCCGGCGCCGACGTGCTGGCGGTGTTCGCCCGCGACGAGGCGGACGGGCAGGTCAAGGGCTTCCTCGTGGACCGCGGGTCCGCCGGGGTGGCGCTGCAGAAGATCCACGGCAAGACGGCGCTGCGGATGATGCAGAACGCCCACATCACGCTCGAGGACGTCCGCGTCCCGGAAGCGATGCGCCTGCAGAACGTCAACTCCTTCCGCGACGTCGCCGCGATGCTGAGAGCCATGCGCTCCGACGTCGCCTGGATCGCAACGGGCCTAGCCGCCGGCGCCTTCGAAGCAGCCTGCCGGTACGTCACGCAGCGCGAGCAGTTCGGCCGGCCGGTCGGGTCCTTCCAGCTGGTCCAGGAGAAACTCGCCCGGATGCTCGGCAACGTCACCTCGGCCCTGTCCCTGGTGGTCCGGCTGACCGAACAACAGGCCAAGGGCATCTATCGGGACCAGGACTCCGCACTGGCCAAAATGCAGACCGCCTTGCTGATGCGCGAAACCGTCGCACTGGCCCGCGAGGTGGTGGGCGGCAACGGCATCACCCTTGAATCCGACGTCGCCCGTTTCCACGCGGACGCGGAAGCGGTTTATTCCTACGAAGGCACACACGAAATCAACGCCCTGATCGTTGGCCGCGCCCTCACCGGCCACAGCGCCTTCACCCGCTAG
- a CDS encoding MaoC family dehydratase, with amino-acid sequence MPNLVVDFDKLLTLAGTDLGTTEYREISQDQINKFADATGDHQWIHVDVERAKDGPFGAPIAHGFLTLSLIIPFWGELFDVEGVTTKVNYGLDKVRFTSPVKVGSRIRMQATIAEVTEVKGGAQIKVSNTIEIEGQERPAVVAEFLARFYR; translated from the coding sequence ATGCCCAACCTCGTCGTCGATTTCGACAAACTGCTCACCCTCGCCGGTACCGACCTCGGCACCACCGAATACCGTGAGATCAGCCAGGACCAGATCAACAAGTTCGCCGACGCCACCGGCGACCACCAGTGGATCCACGTGGACGTCGAACGGGCAAAGGACGGGCCGTTCGGCGCCCCGATCGCCCACGGGTTCCTCACCCTCTCGCTCATCATCCCGTTCTGGGGCGAGCTGTTCGACGTCGAGGGCGTCACCACGAAGGTGAACTACGGCCTGGACAAGGTCCGGTTCACCTCGCCGGTCAAGGTCGGCTCCCGGATCCGCATGCAGGCCACCATCGCCGAGGTCACCGAGGTCAAGGGCGGTGCCCAGATCAAGGTTTCCAACACCATCGAGATCGAGGGCCAGGAACGGCCCGCCGTCGTCGCCGAGTTCCTCGCCCGCTTCTACAGGTAA
- a CDS encoding long-chain fatty acid--CoA ligase, with the protein MENLGIGSWLQRRSPKSGTKTAVIAGTRELSYADLARRAAGLANAFRERGVGKGDRVAYLGENDPSFLETLFAAGLLGAVFVPLNTRLAPPEIQFQLQDSGAVLLVHAAALSGLAERGAAKTPVRARLVVADGTHDGGTADDGGAFVTAGDEGASAEAFEEVLASGSPLAPDVAVELDDGALILYTSGTTGSPKGALLTHGNITWNCLNVLVDFDFSSTDVALMISPMFHVASLDMGVLPTLLKGGTVVLEPKFDPRRTLELIQRHGATIISGVPTTYQMLCEHPDWDATDLSSLNKLTCGGSAVPMRVLEAYELRGLRFSLGYGMTETAPGATALPAERSRDKAGSSGLPHFFTDVRVADPADPEAGPVGPGTVGEIQIKGPNVIREYWNRPDATADSYTEDGWFKSGDVGYKDSDGFVFISDRLKDMIISGGENIYPAEVEQAIAELDAVGSVAVIGVPDEKWGEVPRAVVLLRDGAALTEEQLRAHLEGRLARYKIPKSVVFVAEMPRTASGKIRKTALRKLSSGAGGQLE; encoded by the coding sequence GTGGAGAATCTTGGCATCGGTTCGTGGCTGCAACGGCGCAGCCCGAAGTCGGGCACGAAGACCGCCGTCATTGCCGGGACCCGCGAGCTCAGCTACGCAGACCTCGCCCGGCGCGCCGCCGGGCTGGCCAACGCCTTCCGGGAACGCGGGGTGGGCAAAGGCGACCGGGTGGCGTATCTCGGCGAGAATGATCCGTCCTTTCTGGAAACGCTGTTCGCCGCCGGGCTCCTCGGCGCGGTCTTCGTACCGCTCAACACCCGGCTGGCTCCGCCGGAAATCCAGTTCCAGCTCCAGGACAGCGGCGCCGTGCTGCTGGTCCATGCGGCAGCGCTCAGCGGGCTCGCAGAGCGGGGCGCGGCGAAAACGCCCGTCCGGGCCCGGCTCGTCGTCGCTGATGGCACGCACGACGGCGGGACGGCCGACGACGGCGGTGCTTTCGTCACCGCCGGCGATGAGGGCGCATCGGCCGAGGCTTTCGAGGAGGTCCTCGCGTCCGGCTCGCCGCTGGCGCCGGATGTCGCCGTCGAACTGGATGACGGCGCCCTGATTCTCTACACGTCCGGCACCACCGGCAGCCCCAAGGGGGCGCTGCTCACGCACGGCAACATCACGTGGAACTGCCTCAACGTGCTGGTGGACTTCGACTTCTCCTCCACGGACGTCGCGCTGATGATCTCCCCGATGTTCCATGTGGCTTCGCTGGACATGGGGGTGCTGCCGACCCTCCTGAAAGGCGGCACCGTGGTGCTGGAACCCAAATTCGATCCGCGCCGCACGCTGGAGTTGATCCAGCGGCACGGTGCCACCATCATCAGCGGGGTCCCCACCACCTACCAGATGCTGTGCGAGCACCCGGACTGGGACGCCACCGACCTTAGTTCGCTGAACAAGCTCACCTGCGGCGGTTCCGCGGTGCCCATGCGGGTCCTGGAAGCCTACGAATTGCGCGGGCTGCGCTTCTCCCTGGGTTACGGCATGACCGAGACGGCTCCGGGTGCCACCGCGCTGCCAGCCGAACGCTCCCGGGACAAAGCCGGGTCCTCCGGCCTGCCGCACTTCTTCACCGACGTACGGGTGGCGGATCCCGCGGATCCAGAGGCCGGGCCGGTGGGGCCCGGCACCGTCGGGGAGATCCAGATCAAGGGGCCCAACGTGATTCGCGAGTACTGGAACCGCCCGGACGCCACCGCTGATTCCTATACCGAAGACGGCTGGTTCAAGTCCGGCGACGTGGGTTACAAGGACTCGGACGGCTTCGTGTTCATCTCCGACCGGCTCAAGGACATGATCATCTCCGGCGGGGAGAACATTTACCCGGCCGAGGTGGAGCAGGCGATTGCCGAGCTTGACGCCGTCGGCAGCGTCGCGGTGATCGGGGTGCCGGACGAGAAGTGGGGTGAAGTCCCGCGCGCCGTCGTGCTGCTGCGCGACGGCGCCGCGCTCACCGAAGAGCAGCTGCGCGCCCACTTGGAGGGCCGGCTGGCGCGGTACAAGATCCCCAAGTCCGTGGTCTTCGTGGCCGAAATGCCGCGGACGGCCAGTGGCAAGATCCGAAAAACGGCCCTGCGGAAACTCTCCAGCGGCGCGGGCGGCCAGCTCGAGTAG
- a CDS encoding LysE family transporter: MQPSLWLALAGAGVLISFTPGAGAINTMSNSLNSGFRRSIWGILGQQAALVVHILIVALGVGVLVASSPLAFNVIRYAGAAYLVYLGIQQFRHKPDLDQEKVAALRNEPAFSMFRRGLWVNLLNPKAVVFFLAFMPQFIRPNDPLLPQYLVLTTTVVVIDILVMWFFFAAAAKTFQRFTHDARGQRILNRTFGVLFMAVGVLLALIH; the protein is encoded by the coding sequence GTGCAACCTTCCCTTTGGCTGGCTTTGGCTGGCGCCGGTGTCCTAATCAGCTTCACTCCCGGCGCGGGCGCCATCAACACCATGAGCAACTCCCTGAACTCCGGCTTCCGCCGGTCCATCTGGGGCATCCTCGGCCAGCAGGCCGCCCTGGTGGTGCACATCTTGATCGTCGCCCTGGGCGTCGGGGTCTTGGTGGCGAGCTCGCCGCTGGCCTTCAATGTCATCCGCTACGCCGGCGCCGCCTACCTCGTCTATCTCGGCATCCAGCAGTTCCGGCACAAGCCGGACCTGGACCAGGAGAAGGTCGCGGCGCTGCGCAACGAGCCGGCCTTCTCCATGTTCCGCCGCGGCCTTTGGGTGAACCTGCTCAACCCCAAAGCGGTCGTCTTCTTCCTCGCATTTATGCCCCAGTTCATCCGCCCGAACGACCCCTTGCTGCCGCAGTACCTAGTCCTGACAACCACCGTGGTCGTGATCGACATCCTCGTCATGTGGTTCTTTTTCGCCGCCGCGGCCAAGACGTTCCAGCGCTTCACCCACGACGCCCGCGGCCAGCGAATACTGAACCGGACCTTCGGCGTCCTGTTCATGGCCGTCGGCGTCCTGCTGGCGCTCATCCACTAG
- a CDS encoding dihydrofolate reductase family protein codes for MRTVTAGLFSSVDGVVEDPFLWQFDSFDEELGAGMGEMMSRIDAGLLGRVGYEQWAEYWPNAEADADFAGFINPLPKYVASRTLTGDLQWQNSQLIKGPLEEFVADLKNRDGGDIGVFSSISLTRQLLFADLLDSLMLIVHPVVAGSGRRLFNDGDPLTRLELQSSQQTSKGNMILRYGRRRD; via the coding sequence ATGCGAACCGTGACGGCCGGATTGTTCAGTTCCGTGGATGGCGTGGTGGAAGACCCGTTCCTTTGGCAGTTCGACAGCTTTGACGAGGAGCTGGGAGCGGGCATGGGCGAGATGATGAGCCGGATCGACGCCGGACTGCTGGGCAGGGTGGGCTACGAGCAATGGGCGGAGTACTGGCCGAACGCCGAAGCTGATGCGGACTTTGCCGGATTCATCAATCCGCTGCCCAAATATGTGGCCTCCCGGACGCTCACCGGGGACCTGCAGTGGCAGAACTCGCAGCTCATCAAAGGCCCGCTGGAGGAGTTCGTCGCCGACCTGAAGAACCGCGACGGCGGCGACATCGGCGTCTTCAGCAGCATCTCACTGACCCGCCAACTGCTGTTCGCCGACCTGCTGGACAGCCTGATGCTGATCGTCCACCCCGTCGTCGCAGGCAGCGGACGGCGGCTCTTCAACGACGGCGACCCCCTGACCCGGCTCGAGCTCCAGTCATCCCAGCAGACCAGCAAGGGGAACATGATCCTGCGCTACGGCCGCCGCCGGGACTGA
- a CDS encoding methyltransferase domain-containing protein produces the protein MSAEQPEDEDVYSHGHHESVVRAHAARTAENSAAFVLPHLTPGVSVLDVGCGPGSITCDFATLVAPGEVTGLDRSPEVIAHASALAAERGISNVRFVPGNIYDLDFEDETFDVVHAHQVLQHLTDPVAALREMRRVAKPGGIVAVRDADFHGMSWYPAVPELDEWMELYQRIARRNGAEPDAGRRLVGWAQAAGFTDVAPSSSNWLYATGQMRRWQARVWGERVLHSAFAEQAVEYGFASAADLARISAGWHRWGSTDDGWFLIPNGEVIARA, from the coding sequence ATGAGCGCCGAGCAGCCCGAAGATGAAGATGTCTACAGCCACGGTCACCACGAGTCGGTGGTCCGCGCCCACGCCGCCCGCACGGCGGAAAACTCCGCGGCTTTCGTCCTCCCGCACCTGACGCCCGGGGTATCGGTGCTCGACGTCGGCTGCGGGCCGGGCAGCATTACCTGCGACTTCGCCACGCTGGTTGCCCCGGGCGAGGTGACCGGACTGGACCGCTCCCCTGAGGTCATCGCCCACGCGAGCGCCCTGGCCGCGGAGCGCGGAATAAGCAACGTCCGCTTTGTCCCCGGCAACATCTACGACCTTGACTTCGAAGACGAAACGTTCGACGTCGTCCATGCCCACCAGGTGCTGCAGCACCTTACCGACCCGGTGGCAGCCCTTCGGGAGATGCGCCGGGTGGCCAAACCCGGCGGGATTGTTGCCGTCCGCGACGCGGACTTCCACGGCATGAGCTGGTACCCGGCGGTCCCCGAGCTGGACGAGTGGATGGAGCTGTACCAGCGGATCGCCCGCCGCAACGGCGCCGAGCCCGACGCCGGGCGGCGGCTGGTGGGCTGGGCGCAGGCCGCCGGGTTCACCGACGTCGCACCGTCCAGCAGCAACTGGCTCTACGCGACCGGCCAGATGCGCCGCTGGCAGGCGCGGGTGTGGGGTGAGCGGGTGCTCCACTCGGCCTTCGCGGAGCAGGCTGTCGAATACGGCTTCGCCAGCGCCGCGGACCTCGCCCGGATCTCCGCTGGCTGGCACCGCTGGGGCTCCACGGACGACGGCTGGTTCCTGATTCCCAACGGCGAGGTAATCGCCCGGGCGTGA
- a CDS encoding MarR family winged helix-turn-helix transcriptional regulator, with amino-acid sequence MTAETSGRPGAAGPPPLVRLLQEFSLEANRYVDAAGGRNDMHRTDLNALSVIMQHTARNQVVTPGVLRKELHLSSPATTALIDRLDKSGHVVRERQGTDRRQVQLRLTPKAYRDGGAMFLPLARHMGVALEGFTLEEQELATRFMNAMIDATVRAGEEASRGGSPN; translated from the coding sequence GTGACAGCTGAAACATCGGGACGCCCGGGCGCCGCCGGTCCTCCGCCGCTGGTCCGGTTGCTTCAGGAGTTCAGCCTGGAGGCGAACCGCTACGTGGACGCCGCGGGCGGCAGGAACGATATGCACCGCACCGACCTCAACGCGCTGTCCGTCATCATGCAACACACCGCCAGGAACCAGGTGGTCACCCCCGGCGTGCTGCGCAAGGAACTGCACCTCAGCTCGCCGGCCACTACCGCGCTGATTGACCGGCTGGACAAATCCGGGCACGTGGTCCGGGAACGGCAGGGCACGGACCGCCGGCAGGTCCAGCTCCGGCTGACCCCCAAGGCCTATCGTGACGGCGGGGCCATGTTCCTCCCGCTGGCCCGCCACATGGGTGTCGCCCTCGAGGGGTTCACCCTCGAGGAGCAGGAGCTCGCCACCCGCTTTATGAACGCCATGATCGACGCGACCGTTCGGGCCGGCGAGGAGGCTTCCCGGGGCGGCTCCCCGAATTAG
- a CDS encoding MMPL family transporter translates to MKNAPKHTSRVPFWLRWLVPAVLVVAWLAIAGIGGPTFGRLSEVSSNDQASFLPAGAEATEAQDWQAKFRDSKEIPAVIVIESDSAFTPAQLGQAAALKGKLEALQAGSAVIGPIPSKDSRAVQFVVPIAASDEVKTVVKELRDEVTSSAPEGMRTFVTGPAGLTADLVSAFAGIDGILLLVALGAVFLILLIVYRSLLLPITVLFTSVFALCAAILLVFGMAKLGWIQLNGQSQGILSILVIGAATDYALLYVARFREALTHTTNRTAAALTAWKAAWEPILASGATVIIALLCLLFSDLNSNKALGPVAAAGILCSLLAALTLLPAMMALLGRAAFWPFRPKLLPETEREPELVTGLEGQKGLWRATGSLVSRRPRTVWVASVLLLLVASAGVLQLKANGVPQTDVILTASNAVDGQEALARHFDAGSGSPAVIVADEAKAQDVLAKTKASDGVGDAYLLGAGGAPVVPGAPGAPTAPDVRDGKVLINATLNYAADSNEAENVVVDLRQELKKIDDGALVGGVTATALDTNTTAQRDLVTIIPVVLAVILVILMLLLRSVLAPVLLVASVVLSYGAAMGVSAVVFNHIFGFPGADATVPLFGFVFLVALGVDYNIFLMSRVREESLKHGTRAGILRGLAVTGGVITSAGVVLAATFAALGVIPIMFLVQLAFIVAFGVLLDTVLVRSLLVPALAYDIGPRIWWPSKLGRPETDAAARTQPAPQEPEPESAEAGIR, encoded by the coding sequence ATGAAAAACGCACCCAAGCACACCTCCCGTGTTCCCTTCTGGCTGCGCTGGCTGGTGCCGGCCGTCCTGGTGGTGGCGTGGCTGGCCATCGCCGGGATCGGCGGCCCCACCTTCGGCCGGCTCAGTGAGGTTTCTTCCAACGACCAGGCCTCGTTCCTCCCCGCCGGGGCCGAGGCCACCGAAGCGCAGGACTGGCAGGCAAAGTTCCGCGACTCCAAGGAAATCCCTGCGGTGATCGTGATTGAGAGCGATTCGGCCTTCACGCCGGCTCAGCTCGGCCAGGCTGCGGCGCTGAAGGGCAAGCTGGAGGCCCTGCAGGCCGGCAGCGCCGTCATCGGGCCGATCCCTTCGAAGGATTCGAGGGCCGTGCAATTCGTGGTTCCCATCGCGGCGTCCGATGAGGTGAAGACCGTCGTCAAGGAGCTCCGGGACGAGGTCACGTCCTCGGCGCCGGAGGGCATGCGCACGTTCGTCACCGGCCCGGCCGGGCTCACCGCGGACCTCGTGAGTGCGTTCGCGGGAATCGACGGAATTTTGTTGCTCGTGGCCCTCGGCGCGGTGTTCCTGATCCTGCTGATCGTCTACCGCTCACTGCTGCTGCCCATCACTGTGCTGTTCACTTCCGTCTTCGCGCTCTGTGCCGCCATCCTGCTGGTTTTCGGCATGGCAAAGCTTGGCTGGATCCAGCTCAACGGCCAGAGCCAGGGCATCCTCTCCATCCTGGTGATCGGCGCCGCCACTGACTACGCGCTGCTTTACGTGGCCCGCTTCCGCGAAGCGCTAACACACACCACCAACCGCACCGCCGCCGCGCTCACCGCGTGGAAGGCCGCCTGGGAGCCAATCCTTGCCTCCGGCGCCACCGTCATAATTGCCTTGCTGTGTCTGCTCTTCTCCGACCTGAACTCCAACAAGGCCCTGGGCCCCGTGGCGGCTGCCGGTATTCTCTGCTCGCTCCTGGCGGCGCTGACGCTGCTGCCGGCGATGATGGCGCTGCTCGGCCGGGCGGCGTTCTGGCCCTTCCGCCCCAAGCTGCTGCCGGAGACTGAGCGCGAACCTGAACTCGTCACCGGCCTTGAGGGCCAGAAGGGCCTTTGGCGGGCGACCGGATCCCTCGTCTCGCGCCGCCCCCGCACGGTGTGGGTGGCCTCCGTGCTGCTGCTCCTGGTGGCATCCGCCGGTGTCCTGCAGCTCAAGGCCAACGGCGTCCCGCAGACCGACGTCATCCTCACCGCCTCGAACGCCGTGGACGGCCAGGAGGCCCTGGCCCGGCACTTCGACGCCGGCTCGGGCAGCCCGGCCGTCATCGTCGCCGACGAAGCCAAAGCCCAGGACGTGCTGGCTAAGACCAAGGCCAGCGACGGCGTCGGTGACGCCTACCTGCTGGGCGCCGGCGGCGCGCCGGTTGTCCCTGGTGCGCCGGGTGCGCCCACCGCGCCGGATGTCCGGGACGGCAAGGTCCTGATCAATGCGACCCTCAATTACGCGGCGGACTCCAATGAAGCCGAAAACGTCGTGGTGGACCTGCGCCAGGAACTGAAAAAGATCGACGACGGCGCGCTCGTCGGCGGCGTCACGGCCACTGCCCTGGACACCAACACCACCGCCCAGCGCGACCTGGTCACCATCATCCCGGTGGTCCTCGCCGTCATCCTCGTGATCCTGATGCTGCTGCTGCGTTCCGTGCTGGCCCCGGTCCTGCTGGTCGCGTCGGTGGTGCTGTCCTACGGCGCGGCGATGGGTGTCTCCGCCGTCGTGTTCAACCACATCTTTGGGTTCCCCGGGGCAGACGCGACCGTGCCGCTCTTCGGCTTCGTCTTCCTGGTGGCGCTGGGCGTGGACTACAACATCTTCCTGATGAGCCGGGTCCGGGAGGAATCCCTCAAGCACGGGACCCGCGCCGGCATCCTGCGGGGTCTGGCCGTCACTGGCGGCGTGATCACCTCCGCCGGAGTTGTCCTGGCGGCCACCTTCGCAGCCCTGGGCGTTATTCCGATTATGTTCCTGGTGCAGCTGGCCTTCATCGTGGCGTTCGGCGTGCTGCTGGATACCGTCCTGGTCCGGTCCCTGCTGGTTCCGGCCCTGGCCTACGACATCGGCCCCCGGATCTGGTGGCCGAGCAAGCTGGGCCGTCCGGAGACGGACGCCGCCGCCCGCACACAGCCCGCCCCCCAAGAGCCGGAGCCGGAGTCGGCGGAGGCGGGAATCCGCTGA